One segment of Marvinbryantia formatexigens DSM 14469 DNA contains the following:
- a CDS encoding PadR family transcriptional regulator translates to MDIQLKKGILEFCVLAALYQTDSYGYQIIKDISPCIEISESTLYPILKRLEANACVETYSVEHNGRLRKYYRITPKGRERAQEFLNDWQQLLQIYEFVKGAINHE, encoded by the coding sequence ATGGATATACAGCTAAAAAAGGGGATTCTGGAATTCTGTGTGCTTGCCGCGCTTTATCAGACGGATTCCTACGGATATCAGATTATCAAGGATATTTCGCCCTGCATCGAAATCTCGGAATCCACTCTGTACCCTATCCTGAAGCGGCTGGAGGCAAACGCCTGCGTGGAGACGTATTCTGTAGAGCACAACGGCCGCCTGCGCAAATATTACCGCATCACGCCAAAGGGCCGGGAACGCGCGCAGGAGTTTTTGAACGACTGGCAGCAACTGCTGCAAATCTACGAATTTGTGAAAGGAGCAATCAACCATGAATAA
- a CDS encoding DUF1700 domain-containing protein, with product MNKLEFLARLEKLLKGLPKKERETHLSYYREMIEDAIEDGCAEEEAVARIGSPGEIAEQILSEQETPAKPVSAGKKIVIAILLIIGSPLWGSILLAAAALGDGVLITVLALVLCAYIVIWCLPVTTGALSLACLLLAVVSTVGAFPVFFHNAALGVLQFGIGILSAGIFILAGYLTLLLGQFFIGITIRFSRWLKRLFTRKKNMVKKEVTPQGDTIMTCKTWSERR from the coding sequence ATGAATAAACTGGAATTTCTGGCACGTCTGGAAAAGCTTTTGAAAGGGCTGCCAAAGAAGGAGCGCGAAACGCACCTTTCCTATTACCGTGAAATGATTGAGGACGCCATAGAGGACGGCTGCGCCGAGGAGGAGGCCGTGGCGCGCATCGGCAGCCCCGGCGAAATTGCCGAACAGATTCTCTCTGAGCAGGAGACTCCCGCAAAGCCGGTTTCTGCGGGCAAAAAAATTGTCATCGCCATTCTGCTGATTATCGGCTCGCCGCTCTGGGGTTCTATCCTGCTCGCCGCGGCTGCGCTTGGCGACGGAGTTCTTATCACTGTGCTGGCGCTGGTGCTTTGCGCCTATATCGTAATCTGGTGTCTTCCGGTTACGACCGGCGCGCTGTCGCTGGCCTGCCTGCTGCTTGCCGTCGTCAGCACCGTCGGAGCATTTCCCGTTTTCTTTCATAATGCCGCGCTCGGCGTCCTGCAGTTCGGCATCGGGATTTTATCCGCCGGCATCTTTATCCTCGCCGGTTATCTGACGCTGCTTCTCGGACAATTTTTTATCGGCATCACGATTCGTTTCAGCAGGTGGCTGAAACGCCTGTTCACCAGAAAGAAAAACATGGTCAAGAAGGAGGTAACCCCGCAGGGGGATACCATTATGACCTGTAAAACATGGTCAGAAAGGAGGTAA
- a CDS encoding response regulator, with product METNNYTVLLVDDEEEVTQIIMKKIDWEGMGFSVIGSASNGVKALELVEEYQPDVVMTDIRMPYMDGMELAGRIKAEFPTTKILLFTGFDEFEYAKEAVRLEVEEYILKPVNAPELTRVFSRVKAKLDQEISEKRNVEILQKYYTESLPLLQTNFYSTLIEGRIPEEELPKYLEDYQISFSGSCYCCLVIHTSASQVPEEMSPLLLAASVQKQVEERLVQKWQAKSFFYLGNMVLIAQLENENDVSEVTDECDRFCRYVRRIVGAVVTVGIGRVCHSVLELAQSYSGAREAVSYRGIYGAARAINIQEIVPQEPGKIDTEAEAELSNLLKAIRLGSAAEVQEAAEKYLKRIASPVNSLQQYQIHIMELVSALYRFLANNDISTGALSGDMKKLYNYLLELEPDTLQKWLTETGLSLRSQLISARSSSTKSYIRKAKEYVHSNYADETLSLDSICELLGVSNSYFSTTFKRETGKSFTTYLTDFRMEQASRMLIETNEKSYVIAKSVGYTDSNYFSYVFKRCFGVSPSKYRTEHTKE from the coding sequence ATGGAAACAAACAACTATACGGTACTTCTGGTGGATGATGAGGAAGAGGTAACGCAGATTATCATGAAAAAAATTGACTGGGAGGGGATGGGCTTTTCAGTCATCGGTTCCGCCAGCAACGGGGTGAAGGCGCTGGAGCTGGTGGAGGAATATCAGCCGGACGTCGTTATGACGGACATCCGGATGCCCTATATGGATGGAATGGAGCTGGCGGGCAGGATAAAAGCGGAATTTCCCACCACGAAAATTCTGCTGTTTACCGGTTTCGATGAATTTGAATATGCTAAGGAGGCGGTCCGCCTGGAGGTGGAGGAGTACATTCTGAAGCCGGTCAATGCGCCGGAGCTGACGCGCGTTTTCTCGCGGGTGAAGGCGAAGCTTGACCAGGAAATCAGCGAAAAGCGGAATGTGGAGATTCTGCAGAAATACTACACAGAATCGCTGCCTCTTCTGCAGACCAACTTTTATTCCACGCTTATTGAGGGCAGGATTCCGGAGGAGGAGCTTCCCAAATACCTGGAGGACTACCAGATTTCTTTTTCGGGAAGCTGTTACTGCTGTCTGGTGATCCACACCTCGGCGAGCCAGGTGCCGGAGGAAATGAGTCCGCTGCTGCTGGCGGCGTCCGTGCAGAAGCAGGTGGAGGAGCGTCTCGTGCAGAAATGGCAGGCGAAGAGCTTTTTCTATCTGGGAAATATGGTGCTGATCGCGCAGCTTGAAAATGAGAATGATGTATCCGAGGTGACAGATGAATGCGACCGGTTCTGCCGGTATGTCCGCCGCATCGTCGGCGCCGTCGTCACCGTGGGAATCGGGCGGGTCTGTCACTCTGTTCTGGAGCTGGCGCAGTCCTACAGCGGGGCAAGAGAGGCGGTCTCCTACCGCGGCATTTACGGCGCCGCCCGCGCAATCAATATCCAGGAAATCGTTCCGCAGGAGCCGGGGAAAATAGATACCGAGGCGGAAGCGGAGCTGTCAAATCTTTTGAAAGCCATCCGTCTGGGAAGCGCCGCGGAGGTACAGGAGGCGGCGGAGAAATATCTGAAGCGGATTGCCTCCCCGGTAAATTCCCTGCAGCAGTACCAGATACACATCATGGAGCTGGTGAGCGCGCTGTACCGTTTTCTGGCAAACAACGACATCAGCACCGGGGCGCTTTCGGGGGATATGAAGAAGCTGTACAATTATCTGCTGGAGCTGGAGCCGGATACGCTGCAGAAATGGCTGACGGAGACAGGGCTTTCGCTGCGCTCCCAGTTAATCAGCGCCCGCAGCAGCTCGACGAAATCCTATATACGGAAGGCAAAGGAATATGTACACAGCAATTATGCCGATGAGACGCTCTCACTGGATTCCATCTGTGAGCTGCTCGGCGTGTCAAACTCCTATTTTTCCACGACCTTCAAGCGGGAGACCGGGAAGTCCTTCACCACTTATCTGACGGATTTCCGCATGGAGCAGGCGTCCCGTATGCTGATAGAGACGAACGAAAAGAGCTATGTGATCGCGAAGAGCGTAGGCTACACGGATTCCAATTATTTCAGCTATGTGTTTAAGCGATGCTTTGGCGTGTCGCCTTCCAAATACAGAACGGAGCATACAAAAGAGTGA
- a CDS encoding response regulator transcription factor, translating into MYRVMIMDDEKAVRSLIKRLVNWDELGAEVVGEAQSGIEAIHIIDDLCPDIALVDIQMPFMDGISFAGYMHDIYPDMKIIIITAYQDFEYARRCMELGISKYLLKPISRKELEAALRDTIAQIGERPREEGDENKKISVNEYIRFIEENYADPQINLTYIARKFGFNPAYFSRKFKEKTGENFIDYLTAYRVEKACELALQGKKLYQAAEEVGIPDAGYFGKCFKKYKNVTYTEYVKQHNDGSPG; encoded by the coding sequence ATGTACAGAGTAATGATAATGGATGATGAAAAAGCAGTACGCAGCCTGATTAAAAGGCTGGTCAACTGGGATGAACTGGGGGCGGAGGTCGTCGGGGAAGCGCAGAGTGGTATCGAGGCGATTCATATTATAGATGACCTGTGCCCGGATATTGCGCTGGTTGATATCCAGATGCCGTTTATGGACGGAATCAGCTTTGCCGGTTACATGCACGATATTTATCCTGACATGAAAATAATTATTATCACTGCTTATCAGGACTTTGAATATGCCAGACGGTGTATGGAGCTGGGCATTTCAAAATATCTGCTGAAACCGATTTCGCGGAAAGAGCTGGAAGCTGCGCTGCGGGATACGATTGCGCAGATTGGGGAGCGCCCACGCGAAGAAGGGGATGAGAATAAAAAAATCAGTGTAAATGAGTATATCCGCTTCATTGAAGAAAATTATGCCGATCCACAGATTAATCTGACCTATATCGCCCGGAAATTTGGCTTTAATCCGGCGTATTTCAGCAGGAAATTTAAAGAAAAAACAGGCGAAAACTTTATCGACTATCTGACGGCATACCGCGTGGAAAAAGCGTGTGAGCTTGCGCTTCAAGGGAAAAAGCTGTACCAGGCGGCGGAAGAAGTGGGCATACCGGATGCCGGATACTTTGGAAAATGCTTCAAAAAATATAAAAATGTAACCTATACGGAATACGTAAAACAACATAATGACGGCAGCCCCGGCTGA